The Sinorhizobium chiapasense genome contains a region encoding:
- a CDS encoding DUF1173 domain-containing protein — MRQFLIGEQALDEGTPELPSQLERAYALKLRPLCLCKDPPVPMYIARLDGQYLVKRMPLTGRDHDAGCPSFEPPYELSGLGPLIGSAIQIDAASGSSLLKLDFSLSKRGSRASAAQPSQPTESVRNETKKLSLRAVLHYLWDTGELTEWTALWTGKRGWGRVRASLINAASQMNVRGELLSNILFVPEAFYAEDKDGIAARRAAALSGAQASGPGPRKLMLAIAEVKEFAAARDGQKILARHLPFPFMVEASAWRRLNAKYETELELWRSGDDLHLIMIATFGISGAGIAAVEEIALMVVNENWIPFESVQEQRLLEKLSGWRRKSVKGLRFNLPRGQPIASVTLPGERPGPVAMYIVPAGASEDYEAALAELIEARPEMIPWIWRVAEGDMPRLP, encoded by the coding sequence GTGCGACAGTTTTTAATTGGCGAGCAGGCATTGGATGAAGGCACTCCCGAGCTTCCGTCGCAGCTCGAACGCGCTTATGCGCTGAAACTACGGCCACTATGCCTATGCAAGGACCCGCCGGTCCCGATGTATATCGCCCGCCTGGACGGCCAATATCTCGTCAAGCGGATGCCGCTTACCGGGCGGGACCATGATGCCGGCTGCCCATCCTTCGAGCCGCCCTACGAGCTGTCGGGGCTCGGTCCACTGATCGGAAGCGCGATCCAGATCGACGCGGCGTCCGGATCCTCGCTCCTGAAGCTTGACTTCTCGCTGTCGAAACGCGGTAGCCGCGCAAGTGCGGCTCAGCCCTCGCAACCCACGGAGAGCGTGCGCAACGAGACGAAGAAACTGTCGCTGCGGGCCGTGTTGCATTACCTCTGGGATACGGGCGAACTGACCGAATGGACTGCGCTCTGGACAGGAAAGCGCGGCTGGGGGCGCGTTCGCGCAAGCCTCATCAATGCCGCAAGCCAGATGAACGTCCGCGGGGAGCTGCTCAGCAACATCCTGTTCGTACCAGAGGCATTCTATGCGGAAGACAAGGACGGGATCGCGGCCCGCCGTGCCGCAGCACTTTCCGGCGCGCAAGCGTCGGGGCCGGGTCCGCGCAAACTCATGTTGGCGATCGCTGAAGTGAAGGAATTCGCCGCAGCTCGAGACGGCCAGAAAATCCTCGCACGCCACCTTCCCTTCCCGTTCATGGTCGAGGCAAGCGCCTGGAGACGTCTGAACGCCAAATATGAAACGGAGCTCGAGCTTTGGCGCTCCGGTGACGACTTGCACCTCATCATGATTGCGACGTTCGGGATTTCCGGGGCGGGAATTGCGGCCGTCGAGGAAATCGCGCTGATGGTCGTTAACGAGAATTGGATCCCGTTCGAAAGCGTTCAGGAACAGCGCCTACTGGAGAAACTGTCAGGTTGGCGCCGCAAGAGCGTCAAGGGCCTTCGTTTCAATCTGCCGCGGGGGCAACCGATTGCATCCGTCACGCTTCCCGGAGAACGGCCAGGACCGGTCGCGATGTATATCGTTCCGGCGGGAGCAAGCGAAGACTATGAGGCGGCGCTTGCGGAATTGATCGAAGCGCGCCCGGAAATGATCCCATGGATCTGGCGTGTTGCCGAGGGCGATATGCCCCGACTGCCGTGA
- a CDS encoding ATP-binding protein produces the protein MYKRFVARRVEEALSDTPVVLIVGPRRAGKTTLVRKMDGTDRSYITLDDQTVLAAAQSDPIGFIRGLDRAIIDEIQRAPELLLAIKKSVDDDYRPGRFLLTGSANVLTLPRVADSLAGRMETIRMLPLARAEVEGATSTFLDRLFKGELQSARNAIVGDDLVKLVLLGGFPEAIARESERRRQDWARSYLTSVLTRDLRDIADVEKLTELPRFVRLLAEHSGQLVNYSQFGSSINVSHKTGQRYVGLLEQVFLIAIVQPWYTNALKRIAKTPKLHFVDSGILATARGLTFDRVKPDRGTFGALLESFVFSEILKLMTGSDLRLVPYHFRDQQMREVDVVLERDDGMIVGIEVKASATVKASDFGGLKTLAEACGEKFAFGVVLYDSSDVVPFGDRLAAAPLSCLWR, from the coding sequence ATGTACAAACGGTTCGTAGCACGCCGGGTGGAGGAAGCTCTTTCGGATACGCCAGTTGTCCTAATCGTGGGGCCACGCCGGGCGGGCAAGACAACGCTCGTGCGGAAGATGGACGGCACAGACCGTAGCTATATAACGCTGGACGACCAGACGGTCCTCGCTGCCGCGCAGTCCGATCCAATCGGCTTTATCCGCGGTCTTGACCGGGCGATCATTGATGAGATCCAGCGAGCGCCGGAGCTGTTGCTGGCAATCAAAAAGTCCGTGGACGACGATTATCGGCCCGGTCGTTTTCTACTGACAGGCTCCGCCAATGTGCTCACACTGCCTCGTGTCGCCGACAGCCTGGCGGGCCGCATGGAAACCATCCGAATGTTGCCGCTTGCCCGAGCAGAGGTTGAGGGCGCTACGTCGACGTTTCTTGATCGGCTGTTCAAAGGAGAACTGCAGAGCGCTCGGAACGCGATCGTGGGCGATGATCTTGTCAAGCTCGTCCTGCTCGGCGGATTTCCGGAGGCAATCGCCCGAGAAAGCGAACGGCGACGTCAGGACTGGGCCAGATCTTACCTGACGTCGGTTCTGACACGCGATCTGCGGGACATCGCCGATGTCGAGAAGTTGACCGAACTCCCGAGATTCGTGCGGCTGCTGGCCGAGCACTCCGGGCAATTGGTCAATTACTCGCAGTTCGGGTCGAGCATCAACGTCAGCCATAAGACGGGACAGCGATATGTCGGTCTCCTGGAACAGGTGTTCCTGATCGCCATCGTACAGCCGTGGTACACCAACGCGCTGAAGCGGATCGCCAAGACGCCGAAGCTGCATTTCGTCGATTCCGGCATATTAGCCACCGCGCGAGGGCTGACTTTCGATAGGGTGAAGCCAGATCGGGGCACATTCGGTGCACTGCTGGAAAGCTTCGTGTTTTCCGAGATCCTGAAACTCATGACGGGCTCGGATCTGCGGCTTGTTCCTTACCATTTTCGGGACCAGCAGATGCGTGAGGTGGATGTCGTGCTCGAGCGTGACGATGGCATGATCGTCGGGATCGAAGTGAAAGCGAGCGCCACCGTCAAGGCCAGTGATTTTGGAGGACTGAAGACGCTGGCGGAGGCATGCGGAGAGAAATTCGCCTTCGGCGTCGTCCTCTATGACAGCTCCGATGTTGTCCCTTTCGGCGATCGGCTTGCCGCAGCTCCCCTCTCCTGCCTCTGGCGATGA